The following are encoded together in the Glycine soja cultivar W05 chromosome 5, ASM419377v2, whole genome shotgun sequence genome:
- the LOC114411632 gene encoding probable galacturonosyltransferase 3 → METNPLPLPLILFVFSLLFSALDSSDSKSSPLLYDCDQCHRTKERDVSTTRSRDEKDVGIIATYSDSASGHVRLARLKMRDLSDSWIWENPTHQYQKTSREFMESFQTESNPNHSTDEHYPEQSRVQIPRSSSMTMTPMKIKRRVMRQDRRKARAAELTREDKENDDHIVSAAIEHTEGFDTTIKGKYGIWRREYENPNSDSTLKLMQDQIIMAKAYANIAKSKNKTVLYEALIKHSRDSQQAIGEASSDTELHLGALDRAKAMGHVLSIAKDQLYDCLLVSRKLRAMLQSTEDKVNIQKKRSAFLIQLAAKTVPRPLHCLPLQLAANYYLQGYHKKGNLDKEKIEDPSLYHYAIFSDNVLAASVVVNSTVQNAKEPEKHVFHIVTDKLNFAAMRMWFLINPPSKATIEVQNVDDFKWLNSSYCSVLRQLESARIKEYYFKANHPSSLSVGSDNLKYRNPKYLSMLNHLRFYLPEVYPKLNRILFLDDDIVVQRDLTPLWSIDLKGMVNGAVETCKESFHRFDKYLNFSNPLISNNFSPEACGWAFGMNMFDLKEWKKRNITGIYHRWQDMNEDRTLWKLGTLPPGLITFYNLTYPLDRGWHVLGLGYDPALNLTEIENGAVIHYNGNYKPWLNLAVSKYKSYWSRYVMFDNPYLRVCNLSE, encoded by the exons ATGGAGACTAATCCACTTCCACTGCCACTTATCTTGTTCGTCTTTTCG CTTTTGTTTTCTGCTCTAGATTCTTCAGACTCCAA ATCTTCTCCCCTCCTCTATGACTGTGACCAATGCCATCGCACCAAGGAACGCGATGTTTCTACAACTAGAAGCCGCGATGAAAAGGACGTTGGTATAATTGCAACATACAGTGATTCTGCTTCTGGCCATGTTCGACTCGCTAGGTTGAAAATGAGGGATTTATCTGATTCCTGGATTTGGGAAAACCCTACTCATCAATATCAAAAGACCTCCCGG GAATTCATGGAATCATTTCAAACTGAATCCAATCCCAACCACTCCACAGATGAACATTATCCTGAACAAAGCAGAGTTCAAATTCCCCGTTCCTCATCAATGACTATGACGCCCATGAAGATCAAGCGCcgg GTAATGCGGCAAGACAGAAGGAAAGCTCGTGCAGCTGAACTTACTCGGGAAGACAAAGAAAATGACGATCACATTGTATCAGCAGCAATTGAACACACTGAAGGATTTGATACCACTATCAAGGGAAAGTATGGTATATGGAGGAGAGAATATGAGAACCCAAATTCCGATTCAACGCTGAAACTCATGCAAGATCAAATAATAATGGCCAAAGCTTATGCCAACATTGCAAAGTCTAAGAATAAAACTGTTCTATACGAAGCTCTTATCAAGCACTCCAGAGATAGTCAACAAGCTATAGGAGAAGCCAGTTCTGATACCGAGCTTCACCTTGG AGCACTTGATCGAGCAAAAGCTATGGGTCATGTTCTTTCCATAGCAAAGGACCAACTTTATGACTGCCTTTTGGTGTCAAGGAAGTTAAGGGCAATGCTTCAATCAACTGAAGATAAAGTGAATAtacagaagaaaagaagtgcATTCTTGATTCAGCTGGCTGCAAAAACTGTGCCTAGACCATTGCATTGCCTTCCCCTGCAACTTGCAGCGAATTATTACCTGCAGGGTTATCATAAGAAAGGAAATCTTgacaaagaaaagattgaagatCCATCTCTTTATCATTATGCCATCTTCTCTGATAATGTACTGGCTGCATCTGTGGTTGTTAATTCTACTGTACAGAATGCAAAGGAACCTGAGAAGCATGTTTTCCATATAGTGACGGATAAATTGAATTTTGCAGCTATGAGAATGTGGTTTCTCATCAACCCTCCTTCTAAAGCAACCATTGAAGTTCAGAATGTTGATGATTTCAAGTGGCTGAATTCCTCATATTGTTCTGTTCTACGTCAGCTTGAATCGGCAAGAATCAAGGAATATTACTTTAAGGCTAATCATCCTTCTTCCCTCTCTGTTGGTTCTGACAATCTAAAATATAGAAATCCTAAATATTTGTCAATGCTAAATCACTTAAGGTTCTACCTTCCTGAAGTTTATCCAAAATTAAACAGAATTCTATTCTTGGATGATGACATTGTAGTGCAGAGAGATTTGACACCTCTTTGGTCAATTGATTTGAAAGGTATGGTGAATGGTGCCGTGGAGACATGCAAGGAGAGTTTCCATAGGTTTGATAAATACCTAAACTTTAGTAATCCACTGATTTCCAACAACTTCAGTCCTGAGGCGTGTGGCTGGGCATTTGGCATGAATATGTTTGACTTGAAGGAGTGGAAGAAACGAAACATCACTGGTATCTATCATCGGTGGCAAGATATG AATGAGGATAGAACCCTCTGGAAGCTTGGAACCTTACCCCCAGGACTAATCACCTTTTATAATCTGACCTATCCGTTAGATCGAGGCTGGCATGTTTTGGGACTTGGCTATGACCCGGCTCTGAACCTAACAGAGATAGAGAATGGCGCTGTCATTCACTACAATGGAAACTACAAGCCATGGTTGAATCTTGCTGTTTCCAAATATAAATCGTACTGGTCCAGATATGTTATGTTCGATAATCCATATCTTCGAGTTTGCAACCTTAGCGAATAG